Proteins encoded by one window of Halobaculum sp. MBLA0147:
- a CDS encoding TIGR00725 family protein produces MRISVIGGSSVTDAEYATAVRLGEEIGERGYEVVCGGMGGVMEAVCKGAQATGGHTIGIVPGKDRHEANEYVDTAIATGINDARNPVVVMNGDGVVAVDGGPGTLSEIGHALTFGKPVAGLDTHRVDGVYGIEHVETPTAALDHVETAHR; encoded by the coding sequence GTGCGAATCAGTGTGATCGGCGGGAGTTCCGTCACGGACGCAGAGTACGCCACGGCCGTACGGCTCGGCGAGGAGATCGGCGAGCGCGGTTACGAGGTCGTGTGCGGTGGGATGGGTGGCGTGATGGAGGCCGTCTGTAAGGGGGCGCAGGCGACGGGCGGCCACACGATCGGTATCGTGCCCGGGAAGGATCGCCACGAGGCGAACGAGTACGTCGACACCGCGATCGCGACTGGGATCAACGACGCTCGGAACCCGGTCGTCGTGATGAACGGAGACGGCGTCGTCGCCGTCGACGGTGGCCCGGGTACCCTCTCCGAGATCGGCCACGCGCTCACCTTCGGCAAGCCGGTCGCCGGACTCGACACACACCGCGTCGATGGCGTCTACGGGATCGAGCACGTCGAGACACCGACCGCCGCGCTCGATCACGTCGAGACAGCACACCGCTGA